The nucleotide sequence GCTGACCAAATACGCCGCCAATGCCATGCTGGCCACACGTATCTCGTTCATGAACGAAATGGCGAATCTGGCCGAGGTCCTGAACGCCGATATCGAACAGGTGCGGCGCGGCATCGGCGCGGACCCGCGCATCGGCTATCAGTTCCTGTACCCCGGTCCGGGCTACGGCGGTTCCTGCTTTCCCAAGGATGTGCAGGCGCTGGTACGTACCGCGCAACAGCATGGCCTGCCCATGCGCGTGATCCAGGCCGTGGAAGAGGCCAACGACGGGCAGAAATTCCGCCTGTCGCAAAAGATCGTTCGCCGCTTCGGCGAAGACCTGTCCGGCCGGGTGTTCGCGCTGTGGGGCCTGTCGTTCAAGCCGAACACCGACGATATGCGCGAGGCGCCCAGCCTTACCGTCATCCAGGAATTGACCCGGCGCGGCGCGCGCGTGCGCGCCTACGATCCGGTGGCGATGGACGAGGCCCGCCGCGTGATCGCCGCCAGCGGCGACCTGCGGGACAAGGTCGAATTCGTCGCCGATATGTACCAGGCGCTGGACGGCGCCGACGGCCTGCTGCTGGTGACGGAATGGAAAGCCTTCCGCGCGCCGGACTTCGAACGCATCCTGGGGCTGCTGAAGTCGCCCCTGATCCTGGACGGCCGCAATCAGTACAACGCCGCCGAACTGCGGGCCATGGGCTTCGACTACGAGGGCATCGGCCGCGCATGAAGATCCTGCAGCTCAATTTCGAGAAGGGCTGGCGCGGCGGGGAACGGCAAACCCTGTACTGCATGATGGCTTTTCGCGACGCTGGGCACGAGGTCGAACTGCTGGCCCGGGCGGGCGCGCCGCTGGCGCAGCGCGCCGCCGAGCAGGGGTTTGCCGTCCATGCCGTCAAGCACGTACCGGCGCAGATCGCCTTCCTGGCCACCCGCGGGCGGCGCTATGACATCATCCACGCGCAGACGGCCAATACGGTGACCTGGGCCGTCCTGACCAAGTCGCTGCACGGCCGGCCGGTGGCTTTTTCGCGGCGCACGTCCTTCGTGGTCAAGCCGGGAGAGGAATGGAAGACCGGCGGCAAATGGCGCCGCGTGGATCTCTTCGTGGCGATCAGCGATATGGCGGCCGTGGAGCCGCGCCGCCTGGGGATAGAGCCGGTGATCATCCGCAGCGCGGTGCTGCCGGCGCGTGTCGATACGGAGAACCTGGGCCGGCTGTCGGCGGAGTTCAAGCTGCCCGGCAAAAAAATTATCGCGACCTCGGCCGCGCTGATCCACGACAAGGATCCGCTGACGATGATCCGTGCCGTGGGCGAACTGGCCAAGACCCGGCTGGACTTCGTGTTCGTGCATTTCGGCGCGGGCGGGAACAATGAAGAACAGGCGCGCGCGCTGGTGGCGGAGCTGGGCTTGCAATCGACCTATCTGTTCGCCGGTTTCCGCAAAGGCGTGGAGGATTTCTACGCGGCGATGGATGTGTTCGCCATGAGCTCGCGGGAAGAGGCGCTGGGCAGCAGCGTGTTCGACGCTTTCCTGCATCGCGTGCCGGTGGTGTCGACGGACGCGGGCGGGTTGAAGGAAAGCCTGGCGGATGGGCGGGGGATCCTGTGTCCCGTGGAAGACTACCAGGCGCTGGCGCAGGGGATGGGGCAGTTGCTGGACGATACGCCGTTGCGGCAGGCGATCGTGCAGCGCGCGTATGACTATGTGCGTGCCGAGCATGATGTGCGCGGGATGGGGGATCGGTATCTGGCGCAGTTTGAACGGGTGCTGCGTGAGCGTGGCGAAGCGCGGCGGGTCGAGGCTTCCTGAGGATGGCGCGGGTGGCCGGTGCGGGTCGTGGAGCCGGTCCGGTCGAGCTTGTACGGTGGCGTAGGGCGTTGCCGGTTGCCGTTGGATAGCGTCTTGCTGGTGCCGTCCGTGCGGCTTTTTCGCCGGGCCGTCCTTCGTTCGGAAGCCCTCGCGCCGCCTCCAACGTGCCGGCCCCGACAGGCATCGCCCCCGACGGATTACGGTGGCTCTTATTCACGGGTGCCGGGACGGTTTGGGGTGGCGTTTGCGTTGCGCCTTGCGGCCTTGGTGCGCGCCTTGGGTCCGCGCGCTATATCGTTATCCGCGTTTCGAACTTGGCGCGGTGGACGGAGAAGAAGGTGCGGACGTTGCGCACATTGGCCTGCGCCGTGAAGGCGCGGTGTACCAGTGCGTGATAGGCCGGCATGTCCTTCACTTGGGCGATCAGCAGGAAGTCCGGGCCGGGCGATACGCGATAGCACTGGAGTACGGCGGGCTCTTCGCGCATGCGGGCTTCGAATTCGTCCATGCGTTCGGCGGCCTGGATGTCGAGCGTCACTTCGACCAGCGCGGTCAGCGTGCTGCCCAGCTTGGTGGCGTCGAGGATGGCGACCTGCTTCTGGATCACGCCGATTTCCGTGAGCCGGCGTACCCGGCGCAGGCAGGTCGGTGCGGAGGCATGCACGCGCGCCGCCAGGTCCTGGTTGGTCAGGGAGGCATCCGTCTGCAGCTGGTCCAGGATTCGGCGGTCCAGGTCGTCCAGATCGGCTAGGGTTTCGGGGGTAGACATGTGGCTCCCGCACGGAAAAGTGAAATGCAGATGTCAATATACAATCCGAGATGAAATAATAATTCGTACAAAATGTTAGTGGCCCGTTTATTTCATTATTGGCCGAATTAAGAAATCCGATTTCT is from Bordetella bronchialis and encodes:
- a CDS encoding UDP-glucose dehydrogenase family protein, whose translation is MKITVVGTGYVGLVSGACLAEMGNDVMCLDVDATKVERLRQNDIPIYEPGLEELVRRNAKGGRLHFTTDIAESVRHGDVQFIAVGTPPGEDGSADLQYVLAAARNIARHMTGRKIIVDKSTVPVGTADKVRQAVAAVLAERGVDFPFSVASNPEFLKEGAAIQDFMSPDRVIVGADDDYTIGVMRRIYEPFQRTHDRLMVMDVRSAELTKYAANAMLATRISFMNEMANLAEVLNADIEQVRRGIGADPRIGYQFLYPGPGYGGSCFPKDVQALVRTAQQHGLPMRVIQAVEEANDGQKFRLSQKIVRRFGEDLSGRVFALWGLSFKPNTDDMREAPSLTVIQELTRRGARVRAYDPVAMDEARRVIAASGDLRDKVEFVADMYQALDGADGLLLVTEWKAFRAPDFERILGLLKSPLILDGRNQYNAAELRAMGFDYEGIGRA
- a CDS encoding glycosyltransferase family 4 protein; this translates as MKILQLNFEKGWRGGERQTLYCMMAFRDAGHEVELLARAGAPLAQRAAEQGFAVHAVKHVPAQIAFLATRGRRYDIIHAQTANTVTWAVLTKSLHGRPVAFSRRTSFVVKPGEEWKTGGKWRRVDLFVAISDMAAVEPRRLGIEPVIIRSAVLPARVDTENLGRLSAEFKLPGKKIIATSAALIHDKDPLTMIRAVGELAKTRLDFVFVHFGAGGNNEEQARALVAELGLQSTYLFAGFRKGVEDFYAAMDVFAMSSREEALGSSVFDAFLHRVPVVSTDAGGLKESLADGRGILCPVEDYQALAQGMGQLLDDTPLRQAIVQRAYDYVRAEHDVRGMGDRYLAQFERVLRERGEARRVEAS
- a CDS encoding Lrp/AsnC family transcriptional regulator, which codes for MSTPETLADLDDLDRRILDQLQTDASLTNQDLAARVHASAPTCLRRVRRLTEIGVIQKQVAILDATKLGSTLTALVEVTLDIQAAERMDEFEARMREEPAVLQCYRVSPGPDFLLIAQVKDMPAYHALVHRAFTAQANVRNVRTFFSVHRAKFETRITI